Proteins found in one Deltaproteobacteria bacterium genomic segment:
- a CDS encoding helix-turn-helix domain-containing protein produces MARGPKPQQIVRLNAKEYEQLQHMARLRKAPHAEVVRAKILLLAYEHPDWDNATIARKAGCTDRTVRQWRKRSREGPLLQESPRCGAPRFFSLNPKSPSHRSGLHASAR; encoded by the coding sequence ATGGCTCGAGGACCCAAACCGCAACAGATAGTTCGCCTTAATGCAAAAGAATATGAACAATTACAACACATGGCACGATTACGCAAAGCTCCCCATGCTGAAGTGGTGCGAGCCAAGATTCTTCTTTTGGCGTATGAACATCCCGATTGGGATAATGCTACCATTGCACGGAAAGCGGGGTGCACAGATCGTACCGTACGCCAATGGCGAAAACGATCTCGTGAAGGTCCCCTGCTCCAAGAATCGCCGAGATGTGGGGCGCCGCGTTTTTTTTCCCTCAACCCAAAGAGCCCAAGTCACCGCTCTGGCTTGCACGCTTCCGCGCGATAG